Sequence from the Equus asinus isolate D_3611 breed Donkey chromosome 5, EquAss-T2T_v2, whole genome shotgun sequence genome:
atttccccAGAGAAAGGCAATTCAGCAGATTTGTACAAGGAAATAACATCTCCTCAATCTCAGCTGtcgaaaacaaaaacaagaaaagaaaattcctgaCCTTAAGTGGACCTACTGCTTTCCTTTGCAAGATTAACCAGTTATTAGCCTGAAGTCTTCTGGATGGTTTGGGGTGTATGTATCATGCATGTTTGTGTGCACGCATGcatacgtgtgcgtgtgtgtgtgtgtgggcgcaTGTGTGCTGAACATCAAGCAAGGACTTTGTGGACAATGATCTGGCCCTTGTAAATGTTTACTCTCGATCAGAAGGAGGAAGCAAACCTTCAAATGGTGTTTCAAGTCTCTGCAGGTAAGTCCCTAGCTGGTGTGGACATTTAATGAGACAGTGTTCAGATGTCTAGTGGCAACGTGGTCCAGGTTCTGCCATCCAGAGAAGTAGGATTCACGACAATAGCTAGAATCTACTCAGACAGCCAAAGCTCAGCTCAAGAAACAGAATGTATTCTGCACCCCAAAGCGTTTGACTAATTTTTTACTTAGAATCCTGGAATTTAAATGAGCTCTACTGCTTACTTTGTACCTAGGTGGGTTTCCAGCTTTAGAATGAGATCCACATCATATTAGAGCTCGAAGGAACCTCCAAGATCACCACAGTAAACCAGGTCAAAACTCAAATGAAGAACAGATGCAGAAGAGAAGAAGCAATTTGTTGAGGGACACACAGCTGTTTAATGGCAAGGGGCAGTGAGGGGCATTTTGCCGCAGGATGGCTAGCCCACACCTTATCCTTTGTAGTATGGTATCCTACCGTACCCAACTGCTTACTTTTATTCAAAGGACAAAGGACAGCGCGTGAACTTTCATTTCAAGCTATAAGCTTATTCAAGGTACCAAGACTTCTGTTGTTTTAACTtctaaatgaacaaaaataaaaagcacgtGTGCATAATATTGTACTATATTCCATCTCAACCCAGATGCAGATCAAATACTCCAAAAGTGGCATTGCCTGTTTCTTAAAGGAAGATGACAGCGATTGGGACCCAAATGACGAAGAGAGTATGAACAGCCCCTGCTGGCAAGTCAAGTGGCAGCTGCGTCAGTTTGTTAGAAAGGTAGGTGAACTACCTGGTGACTTCACCAGTGGGCACAGAAGGTTGAGCAGAAGGAATATTTAAGATCGTCAAGGCTGCACTCATCATTTTACATAggaagaaactaaggcccagagtaTTTAAGTGATTTTCCCCAAATTCATAGAACTAGGAAAATGTGGAACAGCACCAAACAGCGGGTCCTGGCTGGCTCCTGGTCTACTCCAGACAGCATCCCCACCTAGTCTGACCTTTTTGTCTCAtgctgtggaaactgaggcacagacagggcaATGTGTTCAAGGTCGACAGTGAAGgatgtgtgtgattttttttaatttataagacAAAAGAGGCCAAATAACGGTGTTTTATATTCTTCCCACATTGTTGATCTCTggaattaaatacatatttatttttgtatctatatagagataaagaggaaaagaagagggaggaaagatATTTTGAGTTACTGAAAGTGAAGACATCTCAATTTACAGTTAGTAAATGACAAATTACAAAATAGTTTTATCAGTGTATGGAATTTGCTTACACAGGATCTCTAGCAGAAACATTATGTTAGCTAAGTTTATTTCACTAAATGTGGTTACATAATTTTACTTTCAGCAATGTGACATATCAACTCAAGTTTTTTCTCTGGGCTACTTCCTTCTTTGTAAGATGGGGTTTAATAATGTTTACCATCTGCCTACCTGGAAAGGTCAGATGAGAACACAGATGTGAAAATAGTCTATAAACTATGAAGCACTGTTATTCTTTTACAAATACTACGGACATTCCCGGAGTATGAGGAAGATGTAAGTCCATTGTTTGTGGTCAGTCTATTTCCATAAAAACAGAATTATGCTGGTGGTTAGGACTCTGACTTATAGCCCTAAGCAGTCCTCACAGTAGAGCCCAGACATCACCTCTGATGCTATTTCTATGAGAAATGAAGTCAGACGTCCACCTGGGAGCCCTGGAAACCATCCGCTCCATGGTCACCCTGCCGGCCTGCCCTGGGCAGGGTGCCCACTGCACACAAGCTGTGCTGAAGCACCCGTGACTCCCTTGCCCCGAGTCACAAGGACCAGGAAAGGCCCTGGGTTGGGGAAGGGTCCTGAGGAACCTGAGGAATGAGACTCTGTAGTCCCTGTGGTTAGAGAGGTGGCAAACTCGCAGGTGGTAGGGGAGAGAAACTCAGAAACAGGCCAGAAATCTGGAGACTGGTGGCGCAGGTGGGGGGGTCGGAGGGGGActggaggctgggctggaggcaggagtTGAAAGAAGTAGTTGAAACAGATTGACTTATCTCTTTCCTGCCATTCTCCCTATCCCTCCCATTCTTACATCCTGCTGCTAgctagaagagagaaaaactggGAGAGGAGACAAAGGGTGGGGGTGAGAGTGTAAGGGGGAAAGAATTCCCCATTCAGGCACCGTTAATTGAATAGACTATTTCCCGTAAACATCCTATGCCCactacatatattatctcacttaatcctcacaacagctctgtgagGAGGGACTCCTCctcaacttcttcttttttttttttaaatagatgaagaaattaagatttACATCAGTTACGTAACTTGAGCAAAGTCTCCCAGAGCTGGTAATTGacagatttgaatccaggccatCTGACCATACTGTAATCCTTCATTTACTCTGCCCCGACCCTGCAGCAATTaccctcctccctttcctgctgctcctccttcttccttccttcctttctgtcccagaatgagagaaagagagagagagagaaaatgctgaGGCCACCTCTCGCTTCCTCTTCCCACACACCAGTGCCCACTAGACTACAGGCAGTCCCCCTGTTATCTGAGGTCAGGGCttaagacagagggagaagcagagagctGGTTTTGGGTCAGAGTACAGAGGGGAGGAATTTCTGGCAGTTACAAAATTAACATCAGTGACGGGAAAGGAAGGCAGTGATGGGCAAAACCCTGAGGGTGACAGAACTGAATGAAGGGGAATGTAGAAGCCACAGTTCATATGAACCAAGTCGGGGTTTGCCCATTTAATAGAAAAGCTGTTTTTTCGCTCCTTCATACTGGTTTTCCCTACTGGTTAGTTCAAAGAAGGTGATACTACACGTTtagcaaagatatggaaactTGCTAAAATATCTTTATGTCAAGAATGCCTCAGCCACATTCTCAGAAGTGAGAGAATGACACAGTGTTGCCAGGTCCCAGCCTGATGAGCTGTGTATGTCTGTGGGTATCACGAGAGAGAGGAAGAGTGCATATACCTCGAGGCTTGGGTCTGTGCAGTAATTTACAGCCCCTGGACTCAATTACACAgtgcacttacacacacacatgtatgcagaCACACACGCCCCACACAGAGAAAGTGAAGTGACATGGCTGCCACATCCATCAGCCACAGAGAGGCCCGGGAAACATTAGGCTGACCTAACTTGGCAGATGGCTCCTTTCTCTTGTGCCACTCCAGCTGTGGCCTTTCAAagacttcatccaaaaacagaacTTTCCCAGATAGAGGACCACCCTTCCATCACCATGTAGAGACTGCTGCCTCAGTATTCATGCCAGTACCCACCCTACCACATAAACTCTACACCTGAACAACTTAAAGCTTCCTAGGTTGATATCTTACACAGAAATTCCCTAGTACACATCAGCAAGAAGATCCATAGACATTCTATAGTCAGTTTAAATTTTTAGGGAAATTAACAAGCTTTATTCAATACTGTTTGCAGATGATTTTGAGAACCTATGAGGAATCCATTCCTACAACTTcaggtagtattttttttttgttattttaattttcttctatcaATTTCGTGACAGGGTGAACAGCTCTCCATCCTCTTTCACTCTGCTTCCATCCACACATCCCGCCTCTGACTGCTTCTCCGTGTCTCAAGCTGCTTGATTCTATCTTCCTCTTTGTATTGGAGCTAGAAAGCTCAATACCAAATCTGTGGCCCACCTATGACCAGAACTTTATTTCATCTAAATCTTGTTTTTCCAAGGTGGATTTTCCTTTCACCTCAATTTCatcaattatttgtttttttaaccttctAATGTGTTGTAAATAGGCCATCTAAAACCTTTCTGGAACATGGTCGAAAGTAAGATAAATAAGGGCCCCAAAGTTACCCATCTTCTCTGCTTCTCACCATCACAAGGCTCTGTATCTTTCTTTATGCAAAAGCCTCTTGCTCCACCGTGTCTTTCCCAACAGTCCTACCCACCCACAATTCTCATCCTGTGGTCCCCACCCAATGGCCATCTTCCTGTTCATGGTCAGCAGCCTACTCTTAACCCACATCCTCCTTCAGGGCTGTTGCCCAGGCTGGCTTCTTTGGTCCTCCTTCTGGCTTCTTCCATTCCTGGCTTTTCACAcaactggctccttctcatcctccaTCTTTGTCACCTAATCACCATCTCTTTAGAGAGAACTTCCCTGGCCACATTTCTAAGTAAGTTTCCCTACACCCTGTTATTTCTATCACACttatcttgtttatttccttttatttttatataattttttatctgTGTGCTGCATAACTCCCTACTAGATAAAAGATccacaaagacagaaaacaagtctGTTTCTCTCACCTCTCTCTGTTTAGCACCTAACTCTATGCCTCAAGTCTAGTACATTCTCTTTTATCCCCCCTGGACCCCAGCCCTTACCTGTACCACCTTtggcatgtatgtatgtgtgtgtgtgtgtgtgtgtattttgatTGAGATGCAATTTATATAACATACAATTAACCATTTTATAGCACATAATTCAGTGGCAgtgcattcacagtgttgtgccaCCGCCCTCTCTCTACACACAAGTTCCTTTAcacatattttttgaatgaatgtgtaattaaataaaatcagaattttatttGCTAGCTACTGAATTAGATTTGCTAGTTCTTCACATTCGGCTCACCATAACTCCATTTTCCTGTACTGAAGACCATACAGGCCTGAATACATATACCAGCGTCTTACAGTCCTGGGGCACACCAGCCTGGCAGAGAAGAAACAACTTTTAATACATGTGTTGTTAGTGATGTCTTCCTACTTTCGCTTATTGCATTGAAGCTTCCTCGTCACTTGACAGCGCccattttcctttattaaatAGACTTTACTAATTATTATGGACAAGACCTGGTCCCAAGGTCTAAGCtttctttctgattatttccCCAAAGACAAAAGCAGTAGTCGGAATGTCAAACACTCCCCCTCCTCTGATCATGCACAGCAGATCCACAGTCCACAGCAGATGCCGGCACTATTTTCAGTGTTGGaagaaaaatactgttttttattCATCTCAACAAGGTGTAGAAACCATATGCTTCTCAGTATACCAAGATGCATCCATGATACCCAAATATACATATTCGCAGTTTCTTTTCTGGGAGGTATTTGCCATAGCCAGGAGGAAATTTTCTGTCTTTAGAATTTGCTTTTAAATCCAGGCTTTCCCGTATCCTTACAATGACCTCAAATGTAAGTCATTTATAATTGGATTCAGTCACTGAATATTTAGAAACAAAGTGTTAAGCTCTTGGGGGCAGGCAAGGCATTATGAATTATTTAACAATGGAGGTTAAAGGTAAATGGACGCATCAACCTTGAAAGCTGAGCATTCTGAGAGTAATGTGCAATTGATTATGCATGCCCATGCCATGTTTGGTCTTCAGTATTGCATGAATGCCTACCCTTCCTGAATAAGTAACAACTAATaccagagagatggaagaaaCTCTCGTTTCCCATCATTCCTCCGCAATGGAATTGTATCACCTCCTGTCAGTTCCCTCTCCTACTAGCCTAGATTAAAGCCCCCTGTTCTCGGCGCTGATCAATTATGATAGTGTGGTAACTTGCCGGTCTCCAGCCCTCTCACCTTCTGTCCATCAAACCATGCTGTTAGATAGGTTAGCTTAAAGCACAACACATATTTCTTCGCTTCCCTGACCAAAACTTTCAAGAGTCTTTCCATGTCCTATAAAATCCAAACCTCTTAGCCTAATATTCAGATTCTCCATGGTTTGGCTCCTCATTCAAGTCTGAAACCGAACTCTTCCCATGCCTGTGTTCCATGCCTGTGCCTCCTGCCTTGGGTCTCTGGTCTAGATCTCTGTTCTACATCTAGACTCCAAGCCAGCCTGTCCTCACTCTGCTCAGAGAATTAGCCTTGCACCTCAAACATGTTCTTGCATTCATTTGTTTATAATTCTTTCTGCTTGTCCCTAGACCCTAGTGCCTGGCATAGATGTGATGGGCACTATGGTTTGTTTGAGTAAGTGAATGAAAGGACCTTAGCACAAACTTCCCCTGACCTCAACTCTCCAATAAATAGGAATCTTTCCCTCCTCTGAACATCCAtccctctttatttctatttctcacaAGTAAATTTTCACTTTCTAATTCCATCTTCCCTAAAAGACTGTTAAGTCCCTCAGGGCTCAGTCAGTGTAATCAGTGATTGGTCTTTGCATCCCCCGTCGGGTGTAGTGCAGTGCCTTGTCCCTGGCAATATTTGCtggatgaaaaaatataatttatcttaaCAACCAATGTAAGCACACTTGGGAAGTTTGAGCTGATTATTTTAAAGAGTAGTTTGTCGAATTTGTATTTTTGTAGGTTGCTCCCGAAAGTACTTTAAATGGTGGTCAATAgatgttgtttgtttattttgacgTAGTGAATCGGAGATTTACATGCTCATACACTGATTATGGTGACCAGTATATCAATTCATATTGCTCTTGGGAGGTGAGGGGAATGACTGTTGGACACCGGTTTGTAGCATCAATGGACAATCATTATTGCTGCTACTTCTTTAGAATCAGTGGTAgccaacaaaaaggaaaaataattgagaTGACAAAATTAGTATCACTCTGATTGATTCTATCTATAACTCAAAGTGGAAATTTGCCAATACATGGTTGTTTCTGCACTTTAAATGACTCACCAGGGTTATTACAAGTCcacagttattttatttatttattttttttggaaaaggGCTAAAATCTTCACTTTGTTGTATTCTAGTTGGACCTTACCTCTGAGATGGCTATAAATTATAGTCCAAGTTACTGCTTATTCTTCCTGGCTAAAGCACTTCTCAAATTAAGCATAAGCTGAAGTAGACTGATCATCATGCTAAAATGTAGGCTGTTTTTATGAAAGCCTATGTAATCAACTTTGGAAGCCCAGTCTACTTACAATGCCCGATTGATAACAGCCGTGAACAGCAATGTATTTGAGAAGTAGTTTGACAAATGTTGATGATTCTTTGTCACTTCTCTTTTAGAAAAGCGACAAAATATTCCTCCCTTAGTAAGAGAAAGAGGTCTTCAGAGAGTAGCAGCTCACATAACTGGGACCAGTCGGAGAAGAAGCACAGTCTCAATTCCACGTAAGAAAAACAATGACTATATAGTTTGAATAAAGGCAAGGGAAGAATTTGTTCCAAGGAGTTTATCCTTTTAACTTGTGCCTGAAATGCTTATACGGCTATCTACAAAGCACTCAGTGGTAATCAGGGCTCAGATTATTCTTTTCAGAAGCAAGATTACAAGGCGAATAGCATAATTACTGCCCTGGCATAACTGGCCTCAGGAAAATTATGAAGTGGGAGAGCTTGGTCTTTGAGTTTCCATGCCaccatttttacttttcttcttctttaaagtaatttctctctctcactttcatCAAATCTTCGTCCTCTTCAAAGGTTCTAAATTAGTCATGTACTTTTCCCATGAGTCACTAAGTGACTCCTAGTGACATTTGCACAGTATTAAGTTGAACCATAGGAAGTTGCCAATATTTGACCATTTTTCACTTACAGAAATGTCAGTTTCATATAGTTTAGCCAAATATGTCAAGCCTAATTTTTACCTGGAGACCAAGTATCCACATACTGCTGTAGTTAAGTGCATGGGTCTTGCAGTCTGAACACCTATGTTGGaatcccagcccctcctcacctAGATAAATgttttgagcaaattatttaaccaaactaagattcattttctttgtatacAAAGTAAAGATAATCTTTAATTCATAAAACAGTGAAGATCAGAACATGCAAAATGCCAGTGTATTGTAAGAACTCAATAAGTGGTTGTTTTCATTATAATGAAAAGTTGTGTCCCAAGTTAAAGAAATTTCAGGCTTCAGTTAATGGAGGAAAGgtttgttggggatttttttgtttttttctggacaGTTGGCTTCCTGGTATTCCTGAACTCAAGTTTCATAAATGATTGACGTGTTCTGACTATGAGTGAGATCATTGTTACAATGTTATTGTTTACTATTCATCAACAAATAGGAAGTTGTTTTAAACTCTTGAAAACTAAATTTTGCACCAGTAGTGGAGATGAGCCCAAAGTTTGAAGGAATATCATATTTTGGTAGGGTCCTTTCATTCAAAGCCTTTGGGAGTTAAAGATCTGAGGATCTAAAGATCTTTAAATCTGGGGTCTCTTTGCCAAACTTTGTGCCCTGTCTTATTGTGGACTAGAGATGCTTTCTGCTTGGATGGTGCCTTGGCTCTGGATTGCTGAGAAGGACCAAGgaggaacccaaagagacccaaaGGAATAGCGAGAAGTTCTGAGCCCTAGGTTTAAAGAAATAGCTATGTTTCATTTGGTTTCCTTCTATCTTGTTCATTTGAGCTCACCAGCACAGGAATGGAGGCAGGGGTTCAGGACAGAAGTTCTGCTCAAGGGGAAAGATTGCTGTAGAGTGAACCATCCCTTGTGCTACCACTCAGCTGAGTTTGGGAGATGTGGCATAAGAGGCAGACGAGGTACAGAAAAGTAAGGGATTCCCAACAGTCACAATTAGATAAGAGCCTCCAGATTTCTGTATGACTAGAATTTAGATCCTTTACAATCCCAACGGAAAAATAGGCTAGTCACAGCTACTGGGAAAGTCTGTTTTGCTATAAACTCCcttcttttaactttctttctctctaaacttCATCCAGGCTCCAAGAATGAAAAAGCACTGGGCCAGAAAATAAACGCCTGGGAGACATCAAGAAAAGGACATTCGTTCTTGAATAATTTACACTTGAGGAATGGAGAGCTGGTTATCCATCAAACAGGGTTTTATTACATCTATTCCCAAACATACTTTCGATTTCAGGAACCTGAGGAAATTTTGGGAACAGTTGCAACAgaagagaacagaaggaaaaataaacaaatggtacaaTATATTTACAAAAGCACAGACTATCCTGACCCTATACTGCTGATGAAAAGTGCTAGAAATAGTTGTTGGTCTAAAGATTCAGAATACGGACTCTATTCCATCTATCAAGGTGGAATATTTGAGCTTAAGGAAAATGACAGAATTTTTGTCTCTGTAACTAATGAGCAATTGATTGACATGGACCAAGAAGCCAGTTTCTTCGGGGCCTTTTTAATCGGCTAAATAATCTGCAAGGAAAAAACAGTGCCCTCAAAATGACATTTAATTTTCAGGGTGCTATACTGTGAAAACACCCCAACAGCTGACAGAGTAAGGTGGCCCGAGCAAAGCAGCCTCAACCAAAGACTTTGCGATAACGCTTTCGTAACATCGCTAAAAAGTGACCAACTTATTCCAGGAAAGTGAAATTGCCAAAAGACCTTACAGGGCTCTACTTGATATCAGTTTGCTAGCTGAAATCTAGAAGATTCTGTTTCCGAGCACCTGTATAGGAATTAACATCCTCTGTCTTTATCATCCACTCTTGTGAAGATTCCGGAAGAAAGAGTAACCATCCATCTCTTAAGTGGTATATTACATCTGTAGCTTCCAGGTTGCCATAAAGGAAGAACGCtctcaaagctggaaaaaaacagGGCACTGGTAAAACGTCACTGTCTTGGGAGCCAATCCTCTGTCAGTATCAGCAACGTGCAAAGGGAGTTTGTGTTGTGCACGACCTTGCAGGAGTCATCTCATATACCTGGATTTGGTGAAATAACAAAATTCCACTCGAAATAgtatcattttgtttaaaaaacaaattaaagttGTGTTC
This genomic interval carries:
- the TNFSF10 gene encoding tumor necrosis factor ligand superfamily member 10 isoform X3; the encoded protein is MFTLDQKEEANLQMVFQVSAGQRTARELSFQAISLFKMQIKYSKSGIACFLKEDDSDWDPNDEESMNSPCWQVKWQLRQFVRKMILRTYEESIPTTSEKRQNIPPLVRERGLQRVAAHITGTSRRRSTVSIPRSKNEKALGQKINAWETSRKGHSFLNNLHLRNGELVIHQTGFYYIYSQTYFRFQEPEEILGTVATEENRRKNKQMVQYIYKSTDYPDPILLMKSARNSCWSKDSEYGLYSIYQGGIFELKENDRIFVSVTNEQLIDMDQEASFFGAFLIG
- the TNFSF10 gene encoding tumor necrosis factor ligand superfamily member 10 isoform X2, with protein sequence MAMMQASGGPSPGQTCVLILIFTVLLQALCVAVTYLYFTNELKQMQIKYSKSGIACFLKEDDSDWDPNDEESMNSPCWQVKWQLRQFVRKMILRTYEESIPTTSEKRQNIPPLVRERGLQRVAAHITGTSRRRSTVSIPRSKNEKALGQKINAWETSRKGHSFLNNLHLRNGELVIHQTGFYYIYSQTYFRFQEPEEILGTVATEENRRKNKQMVQYIYKSTDYPDPILLMKSARNSCWSKDSEYGLYSIYQGGIFELKENDRIFVSVTNEQLIDMDQEASFFGAFLIG
- the TNFSF10 gene encoding tumor necrosis factor ligand superfamily member 10 isoform X1, which produces MARGSEGHFAAGWLAHTLSFVVWYPTVPNCLLLFKGQRTARELSFQAISLFKMQIKYSKSGIACFLKEDDSDWDPNDEESMNSPCWQVKWQLRQFVRKMILRTYEESIPTTSEKRQNIPPLVRERGLQRVAAHITGTSRRRSTVSIPRSKNEKALGQKINAWETSRKGHSFLNNLHLRNGELVIHQTGFYYIYSQTYFRFQEPEEILGTVATEENRRKNKQMVQYIYKSTDYPDPILLMKSARNSCWSKDSEYGLYSIYQGGIFELKENDRIFVSVTNEQLIDMDQEASFFGAFLIG